AACATCCTGTTGGACCGCGCGCTGCTCGTCGGCACCCCGGAAGATCCTCGCCTGGGCTTCTTCGCAAACGTTCTGGAGCAGTGACACCCGACCGGCCGTGGGACACCGACACCGAGCGGCACTCTCGACCGTCCACGTCTCGGCAGGGGCAGGGGCAGGGATCGGGACGGTGGCCGACGCTCCGATTCCGGTCCCTGCCGCTCCAGCCGTGCACGGAATGGTGTGGCAAGCAGTGGCTTGTCGCCCTGATGCGATGCGCTTCCGTTCGCCACCCACGAGGACGTCTCAGTGGGATTCCACCGTCACGCACTCGACCCACGACAGACCTCGTCGCCGCAGTTGTCCAGTTCGGCGTCATAGCGGGTCTGAGCACGATCCAAGGCTTCGTCCACGTCACAGCCGTGCGCACGGAGCCAGTGGAGGAAGTCCGTGATGACTGCGATCACCGACTCCTCGGCCGCGGCTCTGCCCACTTTCCCCGGGCCGGGCCTCAGGAGCGGATTCGCGCCCGAGTAACACTCCAGCAAGGCCTCGGCCCGCCCGACACCGGGGCCTTCCACGTACCCGTTCGGCGACGTGAGGCCAGTGACAAGCTCACACCACGTCACCTTTTGGTCAGCATGTAGCTGAACGCCCCACCGATCGGCGATGGCGTCCACGAGGGCCATGCCGCGCCCGGACTCCGACTCGACGTTCGCGTCGAGGAGGGTGGGCAGCGCCCGTGCATCAGGGTCGTGGACTTCGATGCGCAGACGAACGCCGTTCATCGACACCGCGAGCTTGGCCGGGGTCCCGGGGCCGACGTGGGTGATGACGTTGGACACCAGCTCGCTCATGCAGAGCTGGGCGTCGTCGACGACTTCCGCCAGGCCCCAGATGCCCAGATGCAGCCGCATGATCCGGCGCAGGGCCGCCACCTCCGTCGGCTCGGCGGTGAAGGCAAGGTCCCACGGTTTGCGCGTCATGCATGCGTGCTGACCCATGAGAGGCCCTTTCGTCGCAGGTGACACCCCATGGAGACACACAGCGTCACAGGGGATCACGATGAGTTGCGTTGCCTCAGAGTGCAGCCGGCGAATCCCTTCGTGCAATGTGCACGGCGAGAATCCCACTTCCGAGTGATTGGCAAGCCTGCCCCTTGGCCCGAGACTGAACGTCCGCTATCCAAAACGGGGTTGATATGGCCGGATCACCAACGGCACGCCGTCGCCGTCTCTCGATCGAGCTGAAGAAGCTCCGGGAACAGTCGACGCTCACCTGCGCCCAGGTGGGCGCCGGTCTCGACTGGAGCGGTTCCAAGGTCAACCGCATGGAGACGGGCAGCGGCCGGGTCCAGCCGTCGGACATAGACGCCCTCTGCCGGTTCTACGGCACCAGCGACGAACTGCGCGAGTTCCTCAAGTCACTTGCCCGGCAAGCCAAGATGCGCGGCTGGTGGCAGGTCCACGGCGCAGGTGTTCCGGAGTGGTTCAACATCTACATCGGCTTGGAGCAGGAGGCCTCGACCTTCCGTCAGTACCAGTGCGAGTTGGTGCCCGGCCTCATGCAGACCCACGCGTACACCTCTGAGCTGCACAAGACCGGTGCGCACATGTCCGCCGAGGACATCGACAGGGCCGTACAGGTTCGGATGGAGCGCCAAGCTCTGCTGAAGGGGGCGGACGCCCCCGAAGCCTGGTTCATCGTGAACGAAGGTGCTCTGCGCAACGTCATCGGGGACCGTGCGCTGATGCGCGAACAGGTCGAACATGTTCTGGACGTCGCTCAGTTGCCCGCCGTCACGCTTCAAGTCCTCCCCTTCGATTCCGGCACCTATCCGGCCACGGGCTCATTCACCATGCTGGGGTTTCCCGCCCCGGAGGATCCTGACATCGTCTACCGGGACGGCATCACCGATGCCGTCTATCTGGAGGGCGAGCATCATGTTCGTGAGTACACCCGCGCGTTCGACGGCCTGCGCGCCGCGGCCCTGAGCCCTCGGCGTTCGACCCACCTGATCGAAACGGTCTTGAAGGAATACGCAACGTGAGCATTGCAGTGCCCGGCAGGAAGAGCCGTCCGGCGTGGTTCACGTCGTCGTACAGCAACGGGGCGGGAGGGGAGTGCGTCGAGTGCGCGCTGATGGGCGACGGCGCGCTGGTGCGTGATTCGAAGAGGGCGGGAGGGCCCGAAATCATCGTACGAAGCGGGGCTTGGTCCTTCTTCATAGGTGCCGTGAAGCGCAACACCGAGCGCTGACGGCACCGCAGGCAACGCGCCGTTGCCGGATTACCGAAGCGCCTCGATCGCCCGCAGTATCAGAGCCCGGGCATCCGCCCCGTAGACGGCCATGCGGCGCAACCGCTCGAAAGCCTTGATGTACAGGGCGATCTCCGAAGGCTGGGTGATGTTCACCTCGGCGGAGATCAACTCGACGGACACGAGGGTGTCGTCGTGGACGTCGAACGTCTCCTGCGGCCAGAGCGTCCGTTCGCGGGTCGACATCGGGATGACGCCGAGGGACACCGCCGGGAGCGCCCCGGCGGTCAGCAGGTAGCCGAGCTGCGCCGCCATCGCGTCCGCGTTGCCGAGCTGGTAGTACAGCACTGCCTCTTCGACGACCATCACGAAGCGATGGCCGGGCTCGTGGATGATCCGGGAGCGCTGGAGGCGTGCCGACGCGGCTTCGGCCGCGTCGTCGGGGATGTCGAGAAGGCGTGCGTTGGTGCTCAGCAGCGCCCGCGCGTATCCCTCTGTTTGCAGCAGTCCGGGCACCAGGACCGGGGAGTACGTGCGCAGCAGGTCCGTTGCCCGGTACAGCTCCACGTAACTGTCCTGGAGCTTGCGAAGTCCCGCCCGCACGCGTTGCCGCCACTCGCGGTACAGGGACTCCGCGTCCTGGGAGGCCGCGATCAGATCCTCGACCTGGTCCTCGGCGCCGGTCGCACCGCACCACGAGCGGATGTCCGCGGGGGACGGGGGCGTCCGGGCATTTTCGATCCTGGACGTCTTGGCGTGGTGCCAATGGCATTGCGAGGCCAGCTCGGTGACCGTGAGGCCTGCGTTTCTCCTCAGGTCGCGTAGGCGTCGCGCCACGTTCTCGCGTGCGGCCTGGGCGGAGGAGGACGGGGAGATGGACATGAGCTGGCCAGGGACGCTTTCTGTCAGTGGATCTCGTAGTCGTCGTGCGGGACGGCGCGCTCCCATACTGCCTCGAAGGCGTCCGAACACTGCTTGGCGAGGTCCGGATCCGTGCGCAGTTCGTTGGGCGTGCCACTCCAATCGCCGTTGCCCGCGAAGTGGTTGAAGAGCACTTGTGCGTCGTCGAAGATCCACAGATCGGCGCCGGGCAACATCAGGTCGGCCGCGTGCCGACGGGGCAGCCAGCGCACCTGCTCGCCCGCCCGCACGTTGACGACGGTTCCGGCGTGCTCGTAGCGGATGTAGTCGGTGACCGGCTCGGACACGATGCGGGCCCGTCGTACGACGACCCCGCGGGCCACCGCTCTGGAGATCAGGTCCACCCAGGGCGCCCAGTACTCCGAGCTGGGATCGGCGTCCCGCCGGCCGGTGCGCAGCCAGTTGTCGTAGTCGTCCGCTTCGTCGCCGACCGCGTACCGGTCACGCATCTCCAGGTGTACGGCGGAGTGCCGCGCGGCCTCCATCAGCTCGTCAAAGCTGGGTACGTTCTGCGACATCGCAGGCCTCCCGCAGGATCGGCACCAGGCGTGCTGGGATGCGCACCACCGTCTCGTGGTCGGGGATGCCCTTGGCGTGCCCGGGTGCCGGGTTCTCCACACACTGGGCTCGCGTCGGCTCGTCTGCCGTGTAGCTCTGGATCACGATGTCAGAGGTCTCCAGGTCCACCCACGCTGTGGGCGACCCGTTCTTTCCCGTGTCCGGGTCGATCCCGATGAGCCGTAAGCGCATGGCTGCCTCCGTGTCGGTCATGTGCGCTGATGTGCACCAAATTTCTCGGCTTCGAGACGCCTAGTCAAGGCCACAAAGCAGCCAGAAATGGCATTTTGAAGTTATGTGCACATCTATGCACATCGCTGGTTGTGCCGCACCGCTCGGCCCTAGCTTCGGCAAGGTGACCTTCGAGACGAGAACTCGGGCTCTGCAACCCGTCCCACCAGAACCAGGGATCCGCGTCCACACCCGCGCCGTCCGCGAGTTGGCCATTGCCTACTGGCTGCTGTCGGCTCACCCCGTGCCCAGCAGCGCGGCGAAGGAGTGGACGGAGCAGGGCATCGCGCTGCTGCCCCTCGGCACCCTCATGTCGGCCGTACGGCTGCCGCAGGACCTCGTGCGCGCCGTGGCCGACAGCCATGAGCGCGAAGACATCGACTCGTTCCTCGACGAGGCCCTCAACGCTGGTCCGGCCATCTGCGATCCGCAGGGGGCCCGGTACTACGCCCTTGTCCCCGCCGGCATGCCCACCAGATGGCGCATGGCTGCCACGGAATGGCGCGCGCTGGGCGTGAGCTGCCTGGGCCGCGGCTCCCATCTCGGCGTACCGAGACCGCAGTCCGTCTCTCTCGAACCCGGTACGTGGAACTCCTACTGGGCCGTGCCCATGCCCTCGGCCGGCGAACTGTGCCGCCCCCTCGACGTCGCTCGGATCATCGCCGCCGGAAAGCGGCTGACGGGCGACGAGCAGTGAAAGCAAAGTCCCATTCGAAGGAGCTCACCCCATGGCCCCCACCGCCGTCACCGCCGTCACCACGCAGATCCGCACCGGCCGTTCCCTCGTCACCGATGCCGAGTTCGAGATGCTCGCCGCATTCTGCGCCGACGAGTACGGCCTGGAGCGCTGTGTCGCCGATCGGGTCGTCGACCAGGCCCTCGCTCTCGTCTACGTCATGGGGTCGAGCGGTGAGGGCGTGAACATGGCGCCCTCACAGCAGGTCGACCCCGGATGGCACACGCTCATCCTGCACACCGGCTGGTACGCCGACTGGTGCCGGCGCAGCATCGGCTACTTCCTGCACCACCAGCCGAACTCCAAGGTCCGAACACGCGGGCTGATGGTCGACGTCGTCGGCAAAATCCGGGCCGCGGGCTTCGACGTCGACGAACGGCTGTGGGGCACAGCCGCCGAGTGCAATCCGCCCGCCTGCTGCGGCGACGGCCCCTGCTGCTGAACATCCCCTTCGCATACGGGCCGGTCGTCCCCACGGTCGGCCCGCCTCTCCTCACGCCAGAACGGACTCACGCCCGTGCCCCTGACCGAGCTGACCGCGATCAGCCGCGTGACCGTCTTCCCGCTCGAAGGCCTCAGCGTCGCCTACACCACCCACTCCAGCGACGCCCG
The sequence above is a segment of the Streptomyces asoensis genome. Coding sequences within it:
- a CDS encoding ATP-binding protein, which produces MTRKPWDLAFTAEPTEVAALRRIMRLHLGIWGLAEVVDDAQLCMSELVSNVITHVGPGTPAKLAVSMNGVRLRIEVHDPDARALPTLLDANVESESGRGMALVDAIADRWGVQLHADQKVTWCELVTGLTSPNGYVEGPGVGRAEALLECYSGANPLLRPGPGKVGRAAAEESVIAVITDFLHWLRAHGCDVDEALDRAQTRYDAELDNCGDEVCRGSSA
- a CDS encoding DUF397 domain-containing protein; this encodes MSIAVPGRKSRPAWFTSSYSNGAGGECVECALMGDGALVRDSKRAGGPEIIVRSGAWSFFIGAVKRNTER
- a CDS encoding helix-turn-helix domain-containing protein, whose translation is MSISPSSSAQAARENVARRLRDLRRNAGLTVTELASQCHWHHAKTSRIENARTPPSPADIRSWCGATGAEDQVEDLIAASQDAESLYREWRQRVRAGLRKLQDSYVELYRATDLLRTYSPVLVPGLLQTEGYARALLSTNARLLDIPDDAAEAASARLQRSRIIHEPGHRFVMVVEEAVLYYQLGNADAMAAQLGYLLTAGALPAVSLGVIPMSTRERTLWPQETFDVHDDTLVSVELISAEVNITQPSEIALYIKAFERLRRMAVYGADARALILRAIEALR
- a CDS encoding DUF6879 family protein, which gives rise to MSQNVPSFDELMEAARHSAVHLEMRDRYAVGDEADDYDNWLRTGRRDADPSSEYWAPWVDLISRAVARGVVVRRARIVSEPVTDYIRYEHAGTVVNVRAGEQVRWLPRRHAADLMLPGADLWIFDDAQVLFNHFAGNGDWSGTPNELRTDPDLAKQCSDAFEAVWERAVPHDDYEIH
- a CDS encoding helix-turn-helix domain-containing protein; the protein is MAGSPTARRRRLSIELKKLREQSTLTCAQVGAGLDWSGSKVNRMETGSGRVQPSDIDALCRFYGTSDELREFLKSLARQAKMRGWWQVHGAGVPEWFNIYIGLEQEASTFRQYQCELVPGLMQTHAYTSELHKTGAHMSAEDIDRAVQVRMERQALLKGADAPEAWFIVNEGALRNVIGDRALMREQVEHVLDVAQLPAVTLQVLPFDSGTYPATGSFTMLGFPAPEDPDIVYRDGITDAVYLEGEHHVREYTRAFDGLRAAALSPRRSTHLIETVLKEYAT